The nucleotide sequence TCGACGAGCCGACGGCGGGCCTCGACGCGGACTGGCGCGCGCGCTTCGCGCGCGACCTCGCGTCCCTCGCGGGCCGCGTCACGACGGTCGCGGTCGAGCACGACGCGGAGGCGCTCGCGCCGCTTGCCGACGCCCGCTACGCCATGGAGGGCGGTCGCCTCGGACCCCGAGTTGCGCGCGCGAGCGCCGCGGACGACCCCCGCCCGCGGCGGCCGCGCCCCCACGCGGACACGCGCCTCGCCTTCGAGGGCGTCTCGTGGGCGCCCGCGCCGGACGCGGCGCCCGTGCTCCTCGACCTCGACCTCGCGATCGGCGACGGCGTGACCGCGATCACGGGACCGAACGGCGCGGGGAAGAGCACGCTCCTTGCGCTCGCGGCGGGCCATCTCGCGCCCACCGAGGGTCGCGTGCGCGTGGACGGGATCGATCCCGCCGCGTGCGCCGCGCGCGCCCTCGCCGCCCGCGTGGGCCACGTGCCGCAGGGCGCTTCCGACGCCTTCCTCGCGAACACGGTCGAGGAAGACCTCGCGATCGCCGCGCGCGCGACCGGCCGCGCGCCCGACGCGGGCGTCGCATGCGCGCTCGGGCTCGATCCGCTCCGCGCGCGCCATCCCGCGACGCTCTCGGGCGGCGAGGCCGTCCGCGCCGCCGTCGCCGCGGCCGCGACGCACCGTCCCGCGACGCTCCTCCTCGACGAGCCGACCGCGGGGC is from Candidatus Thermoplasmatota archaeon and encodes:
- a CDS encoding ABC transporter ATP-binding protein, producing MIDVEGLVVANRVAGVDLRVPPGVLALVEGPSGSGKSTLLAALAGLPSVARDSGRVTVAGLDPAKAPRGEVAGRVGYVLQDPRQAFLALDAAGEILERFAFAGLAERDARDRLDALARRFGLEAFLERSVATLSGGEAKRVALAAALAREPEVLLLDEPTAGLDADWRARFARDLASLAGRVTTVAVEHDAEALAPLADARYAMEGGRLGPRVARASAADDPRPRRPRPHADTRLAFEGVSWAPAPDAAPVLLDLDLAIGDGVTAITGPNGAGKSTLLALAAGHLAPTEGRVRVDGIDPAACAARALAARVGHVPQGASDAFLANTVEEDLAIAARATGRAPDAGVACALGLDPLRARHPATLSGGEAVRAAVAAAATHRPATLLLDEPTAGLDARSRAALVRLIRDWDGAVVVATHDEGLVAAADVVVEIDRGRARTRANEVIA